The DNA sequence CAGCTACTGTTTAAGATTCAATCCTGTCCCTACTTATCAATGGTAAATCGACCCCGGGCGGGTGCCACGTAGCTGAGGCTGAGATTGAGGTTAAGACTTCTTGAACTTGCTTGCTATATCtgaaatatatacatatactaATTCACAAGCAAGCAGAGCTGACATGGCATAAATCATTAAACAGATAAAGGACGCTTTATTTCTTTAAATCCGACTATCCACCTCCATTTCATGCGTGGCACTAGGCCCATATTTGCGAGTCACCACGAAGTTCTCGAAATATTGATCACCACGATCCAAAAGGCAGTTGATTTGACTGGGGTGGATGTAGTTGAGGACCGCCATAGCAACAAACATCAGCAAAGCGTCGAAGACGTAGATGAAGACTTCATGTTTCATGAGGAAGCCGTCGTAGCCATCCAGATATTCCACGACACGAACTACCGACCGCACCAAAATCAGAACACTGGTCACATAGAGTGCAACCATGTGTCGGCGCCATATACGACCTGCCTCGGCAGATGCGCCAATGTGTTTCTTCGCCATGCGCAGCTCAAAGACGATAGCGGTGATCACGaaaaagccgaagaagataatTTGCACGAATAAACCACCAATGATGACGTGTTCTCCAGTGCTGGGATCATCTGCCGAGACCATAAGACCGGCACCTATATGTCGTTAGTTTTAATTCTAAACGGGGGAGGCTATGTGTGTGGGTGACCGAGAGGCGCCCTCAGGGTGAACGTACCAGACGCTTGCATCAAGAATGATAACACATCACCCGCCACGAAGATCTTTGTCAGCCAGCGCAGGGGAATGATCGAGTATTGCTCTGCCTGAAGCATAGTAATGATGCGACCCAGAGTCATATAGATACTCGCAGCGAGAAAGGCTGGTGCAATCAGGATGAGGGCGCTTTGCATGATATACGGGCCCTTGGTGTAGTTGGGTGCTTCGTTTGTTGATAGTACACGACCGACATATCCAATTGTTTCGACTAGGGACCATTAGGTAGAGCCATCTCTGCAGCTTGAGGTCACAACTTACGGATTCCACCGATGGCAAAAGGGATCATGAACCATGTCCGCGTGCGGAGTAGCTGataaagatgaagaagggtgcTGAGGGCGAATAGTgcgacgaagatgccgcCAGCGGCACCCGATGGTGTATAGTAGTAGAAGATGAACTCCATTGTGGAGGTATAGTGTCCCGCAGCACGAAATATTCAAACAGACTTGTAGCGTGGTGGTCTTTGAGGGCACACTTTCTGTTTGGAAATGTCCCAGCACCCACAGCGGGGGAAGGGACATCTTAAATAGAGCCCAGAATGCATCAGATCCTCgttgaaataaagaaaaggggacGAAAACGTGGTGGCTACCCCCTATAGTGTATTGCGCGGAGCAAATAACCTAGTGGGTTTGATTTTCTATCCGTGGCCCACTTTGGCCTCGTTCTCGTATTCTTTGCCCTTTGCAGCGCTTAAGTTCTGCGCCCTCCCCTTAGTTGCCACTAAGCAAGAAATAATAGCATTTGCGTTATGTGTTATGCCCTCAGCCATCCATTTTAACATAATTGTCATATGGAGTAGCTATAACAGGTCGCAGTCTCACCGAAAATCCCCAGTGCGTGATACTGACTGGCCTTTCTGACGAGATATTCTCACGACGCTTCGTTAACGGGCCCGGATTCATGACCGTCTATAGCTAGCTATAGTTCTAGCCACTATCTAGAGGCTCCAACAATAGTATCAAGTTGTTAGAATCCTCTCGTCGGCAAATCTCAACGTGGGTCTCCCGTTACACAATCAGACAAGAAATTTCCTGTCTTGGCGTAGGAAGGTTAAATCGAGATCGAGAGGCAGTGCCACAGACGCCAGAAGATCCCGACAGTCTAAATGGATACCTTCCAAATATAAATCTATGGCACTAGAAGGGAAAAGTGGGGAGGCGATGAGCTTGTCGTACTTCGTATTGATCACCGGTTCAGGTAGTCTAGGGCTGGACTAACGTCTCCCGCCGGTTAAAGACCCATTTTTCTGGGCCATGTTTATGGATCCATGAACACCCAAATTTAGAGTAAACAAAATGGATCAGGGCCTTGAAACAATACGGAGGCCTTGGTACTTTCAGTGTCTGCACATATATTCTAATCAAAGTTCTACCTGGCAACCCTCTCCCAAGCTATCCTTAAGCAACCTATTTCTCTTCCTGCAGCCACGAATTACCTGCCCGAAATTTGCCAACCTCTTGATCTTACTCGAGCGACATCATGGGATACCAATACTACCACTATGATCCATCATCAGGCGCGGCAGTTAGCTTTGCTGCTGTCTTTGGCCTAACGACGGTTATACACATTTGGCAGATGATTCGGACGAGGACATGGTACTTGACACCATTTGTTATTGGTGGTATATGTACGTTTTGTTTGACCTTCCTAACAGGCTATACCTTGCGATAATGTGCTAACACATGGACCTCACTTCAGTTGAGGCTATCGGTTACCTATGCAGGTTTATCAGTGCGACCGAAACACCGAATTGGACGATGAAACCATACGTGGGACAGAGCCTACTACTGCTCCTAGCGCCAGCCCTGTTCGCCGCATCCGTGTACATGATTCTTGGACGTATTATTCGAATGCTGAATGCCGGTTCTATCTCCCTAATCCGCCCTTCATGGTTGACCAAGATCTTTGTGACCGGTGACGTGTTATCCTTCTTGGTACAGAGTGGAGGTATGGTCGTTCTTATCGGCGAGTAGAGAAGGCCAGCTAACATCACGGTGTACAGGAGGAGGCATGTTAGCCAAAGCCAATTCGCAAGATTCAGTAAAGCTAGGCGAGAATATGATCATCGGTGGTCTATTTAtccagatcatcttcttcgggttcttcatcgtcgttTCGATCGTCTTTCACCGTCGCATGCTGTCTACGCCTATGCATCACATGGTGGTCACTGAAGTTCCGTGGAACCAGTATATGAAGATTCTGTATACGGTCAGTATTCTGATTATGATCCGGTCTATCTATCGGGTTGCCGAGTACGTCCAAGGAAGTAGTGGATATCTGCAGAGCAAGGAGGCTTTCATCTACGTGTTTGATGCGGCCTTGATGTTCGCCTGTTGCATCATTCTCAATTGGTGGCACCCTAGCAAGATCGTTTCTTGTAGAAGGAAGGTCGAAAATAGTGGTGATCATGAGATGTTGAATAACACTCACTATGATAACACTCAGTATGGGCGTTATTGATGGGTTCTCGGATCAGGAGGATTTCTCCACTGGCGTCAAAGCCGATCAAATCAACATTTCGGACATAATCCTAGATCCCCTTTTATTGTATTACTAGATACACAGTATTGTTATATTAGTCGAGGGACCAACCACTCTACATAGCTAACCTTTTTTGGTCAGCAACACATTCCAGCAGGGCTTAAGCCCTAATCCATAATCAAGACGATACCAATATCGCCATATCTGCCAGCTATTATCcattataaatatattagaatTTATGGGATATCCTGTGTTTTCCTGTATACTATTTTCCGGCAAGTTCTTGTTGCAACAATACGTTAAATACCCTTCTGTGTACGTCATATCTCTGTGCTGTCACATTTCATTCTTcaagcaccaccacctgccCCTAAACAAgcctcttttcttgtttaccTCCAATCTATTAAGAATCAAGAATCCCATCTACTGTATTTGAATGGCATTGGTCAATTATGGGAAGTGGGTGGAAAAACTTGGCGTGTCATGGTGACGATCCAATGAAGTCATCCTATCCGATAATCGATATTTATATGAGCTGGCCAGACTTACTGCACTCAAATTCTATACATTCTAACTGAACAAACCATATCTCCAGCATCCATCATGTCGTATTTTCTGAAGCAATTTAGGCCCCGTCTCCTGTGCGGTATTTGCATCCTACCTCTCGTCAGATGTTCTGGTATTCTAACAGCTGTAGGTTATGGCACGCGAGCGTTTTCCTCTAGAGGCGCCATCCTTTATCAATCACCTAAGGTCGCAAATCCCCGTTCCAGCAACCCTGAATCCCAAGCGATCAACACGTCGCGGGGCAAGGAGTCGCGTCATGACGACACGCCTGACACGAGATCCGTACAGTCTCCTATTTCGAACCAGTTTGGCCCCACGAGCGAAAAGCATGAGGGTGAGGAACAGTCCACTACGACGGAACAAGTGCATAACGACCCGAGTAAATCaccagaggagaagagaaagaatgtcGAACAAGCAGGACGCAGGCCGATGGGGCCTGAGGACGAGAAATAGGCAGGCGTACCGGGAGTCTTCGTTATATGAAACACGATCGATTTAGATGTACTTATATCGGGCAATATGTAGATTGAGTTATCCTGGAATAGTACCATTATGACTTCAACTCTGGTCAATTCCAAGGGTTACGTTCCGATGGCTTAAGTTAGGCCTCCCGGATTACTATAAATAAATGATGTTATTATCCTAACCTATCCGGTCTCTTTTCGCCTCGGCTGTCGAATCCTGGACTTAGTGCTTACTGCCCTACTAACCATGctctttattctctttgTCTGGTGCTTGTCAATTATATAAGCTACTATCGCACCAAGCCCGATTTGTGATAATGAGGTTACATTGATCATGTCCTGCCGCCTAACTCGTTATCAGTAGGAGGGGTTGTTGACTGCGTTCTTCAATCAGAGCTTAGGGCTCCGGGATCCTTCGTCCATAAACTATCTTCTACAGCCTTCCTTCCATTAACCCTTCACCTTTTCTCCCGTATCACCCAGACGTTAATACACAAATGCGCGTCCAGCTATCCCCCGAGCAAGTACCGCGGCGAATGCGCATCCGCGAACTTCTTCCCGACCTCGACCTGGGAGCCTACCCCCCAGGTCCGCTAAATTCCATCACCGACGTGCCTGGCGTGCACGTTCACACCCAAGAGATATTCGGTGCCCAAGGCGCCATCAATACCGGCGTGACCTGCATCGTTCCCCGCCCGAACTGGTCCACCAATGCTTGTTACGCCGGGGTCTTCCGTTTTAACGGCTCGGGAGAGCTAACGGGCGCACATCTGATAGAAGAGACGGGGCTTCTCTGCTCCCCTATTGTTCTCACTGGAACATTTAATATTGGGGCCGCCCACCAAGGGATCTATCAGTATGCCGTCAAACACCTGGGGACTAACAAGGATGGTCAGTTGGAGTGGCTTATGTTGCCGGTCGTGGGTGAGACGTTCGATGGGTATTTGCATGACTGTACATCGTTCGCTGTGGCTCCTGCGCACATCGTGCACGGTCTGGAGAGTGTGGTGGCTGGGGAGCCAGTTCGAGAGGGTAATGTGGGCGGTGGCGTGGGCATGGTTTGCCATGGACTGAAAGGGGGTACCGGGAGCAGCAGTCGCCAGGTTCTCGGAACCTACACGGTCGCAGCGTTGGTCCAGGCTAATTACGGGCAATTAAGAGATCTCCGCATTGCAGGGGTCCCTGTTGGGAAAATACTAACTGAAGACGCTGCGAGCGACCCCTCAAGACAGGGGATGTATGAGGAGGTCGCACAGgcaaaggccgagaaggacgGCAGTATAATCGTTGTACTGGCCACAGATGCGCCGCTTCATCCCGCTCAGTTGCAGCGTGTTGCCAAGCGGGCAACCGTTGGTCTTGCTCGCGTTGGTGGCCAAGGACATAACCTGTCCGGGGATATCTTCCTAGCTTTCTCTACTGGGAACGAGATACCTGTCAACCAGCACAAGAGACCTGCGTCAGTAGCACGAACTATTGACGTGCTGGATGATTCTGCTCTCAATACCTTGTTCGAAGCGACCGCCGATGCGGTTGAAGAGGCGATATACAACGCACTTTGTATGGCGGAGAGCCTTCAAGGTTTTCAAGGGCATACAATCGAGGCACTTCCTCTTGCCCGTCTGAAGGAGATCATGAGGCAATACCAACGGGTGTAGTGCTTGGAGCCAATATCAGGCTGGGTATGATAAATTGAACATCCGCAATTTTCCGTGTCGAGATAGATCGTATGTCTATGTTGCTGAACGTGTCTTTACTGATATCTCGCGAGGCATTTATATAAGAAGTAGCTGGGAGAGACTGTGTCTAGTAATTGCGTTTCATCTTTCTATCATTATGTGCACCACGGTTTGACTGTATATGGTAGCTTAACGAAGAATCTCTCACCTGAAGCATGCGTAACATGAAAGTGATCGACTGTCGTGGTAAATATTGTCATAAGGACGAAGCAAACTGTGCCTAATTGGATTGCCTTCTTGTTTAACAGGGAGACTTGGGCTTGTCTCCCCCGGGGAGTGAGCCATGTCGTTTATAATATCGTCGGTCGCGGATACAGATAAACGATAGGAAGCCAGCGAGACCACTACATCATATTAAACCCTACGCGTCAGCGTTTTCCTTATAGTAACTAACATCACTTAGTAGGTCTGAGACACATACCATAAAACAAGGGCCAAGATAACTATGATAACACCTAATGCACGACTACTCGTGCTGTGGGAACCCGATGTCCCCATGATAGATATGATAAACAGGGCGAACCAGAAGATGGTATCAATGATGTTCAAGATCATGTTGGCTTTGCTGCTTGCCCAGCGCTTGAACCGCGCGGCGTGAGCGGTCACGACTTGATATATCATAAAGACTGCTGATTTGAGGCACTATACATATGAAACGTCCTCAGTTAGTTTAAGCTGACGGGGAGAATTATTGCTGATAGTGTATAAGTTGAATCACTCACCACCGCGATACCCCATGTGTTGGTCCGACTTGATGGCGTACCCTTATCGGCCACTCGGGCGATGACAAGGATGAAGGTTAATAAGAGCAAGgagccgatgatgatgtgcaATCGGAACTTGATTTTGGGGTTATTTTCGATTGAGAGATTCATTTTTGTcgggtctttcttttgggagCGACTCCGGGTATTATCTTCAACTAATATGAGAAAAGCGAGGATCTATGAGGTTGAACAATAGGAGTAGAAATATCGAAAATAGTGATTGCAATGTTTGTGTTTACTTTCTAGCACCTATTCctgtgatatatatatatggtttTGTTTACTGTGCCTACACATTGTAAGTTGCATATCGTACTCGTATAGACGTCGCCAAGGGGAGAAGCTGCGAAGCCTTCTGGAATAACTTCAATTTACAAGCATCGTACCGGGGAACCTTTCATTCTGATACCGGGGTCAGCCATAGGGACGCAAATAGGCACCATGGAAAAGCTCGGTCTAATTCCGTTTACCAGCGAAGTCCTCGCATTCGTATCGTTAACCATAACAGGCTATAATGACCCACCGGCTCGAAATAGTTTGAGATTTCAGCCACTCAGAACATAGAAGTAGTAAAGTAGCCTTCGAGACCCACTACTCTGGCTCTATGAAAAAGATTGGGCTGGGGATAGAATTGTTGACTATCGCACAGTCGTTAGAGAGGCTTAGCATCGCTTGAATGTTCACCTCGTCGTTGTATTCTTGGACAAAGTAATAGGACCTTTGGGATACTATCTTCTATATCGATTCTTCCGTTCTAAATTAAATCAATTTGGAACTTTGCCGAAGACGTCAATAAATTTCATAGATAATAGGTATCTCGCAAGGCGTTGTGAGCCAGTATACTCTACGACACCTCGCGAAAGTTAAGACAAGATCAGTCTCGATACTTCCCCTTTGCTTACAAGGGTACGTTGGGTGTACTTGTTCTTAGAAAAATATGTCACCAATCATGCACGTTATATTTCAAATATCATCGCGTTGATGGCATAACTGCCAGAGGCAGATCGTACGTAATTGAAGTTGATAGTCGCAAAGCAGGTgtatggatgaagaagcagtcTATATTAACAATCcattatatatacatatatttatAGCTATCGCCCCACCCATCGAAGACCTACTGACTCGGCATCTGGCATCTGCAACGTAAGGCCCACCTTACTATTCTGTATCAAGGAAAGGGCATGAGATCTTGCCTGGTCCATAGTTTGGTCACGAGAAGGCACTAGTTCCACACGGTGGCTTTTAAAGAAGCAGATAAGAACTGCAAAGACCTCGATCTGCGAGAACCTCTGCCCCGGACACAACCGCGGCCCGTCTCCCCAGGCGAATAGGTACTTGAGCAATTCATTTGAAACCTTCTGCAGAGATGAATCGCACGGCTGTAATATCCACCGATCGGGTCTCCAGGCCAGAGGGTCTGGACCCCATTGCTTGGGATCAGTATGCAGGGCTATGGTATTGACATTTACAGGTGTATCCTTAGGGATTATGACCTCTTGCTCAGGTAGCACTAGGGTCTGAGCCTGGGGATCTGTCTGTCGCACTAGAGTTGGCACGGGGCCGTAGAGCCTAAGAGTCTCGTACTATACGTACCATTAGCAAAGTAAACGAACTTTATCAGAAGGGGGGAAAACTTACCAGGATTGCTCGCAGTCGCTGTGTTTGTGGCAGAATCTGGCTATAGGACGgaacctcttctccatcagctcGATTGTGTGACAATTGGTCGATCTCTTCTAGCGCCCAGTCCTGCCAGGCTGGGAATATCGCCATGAGATGAATGATATAGATCAAGGCATTCGCAGTGGTCTCGTGGCCGGCGAACATGAATAAAAAGAGATTTCCCGTAACTTCATCGCTCGATAGCCCACGATGATCTGTTGGAGCAAGGATCGAAGAGAGGAGGTCTGCATGCGCCGACAGTTTTGGTCGTATCGTTCGGGCTTCCACAAACTCGGTCAGTAACTCCCCCAAGGCTTTATGGCTCCTCTTGAGTTTCTTTATTCCCTCAAATCCTCGGCCTAGAGCCATTGGGTTCGATATCCCCTTTAATACCACATCCAGATGCC is a window from the Aspergillus oryzae RIB40 DNA, chromosome 6 genome containing:
- a CDS encoding RTA1 domain-containing protein (predicted protein); translated protein: MEFIFYYYTPSGAAGGIFVALFALSTLLHLYQLLRTRTWFMIPFAIGGILETIGYVGRVLSTNEAPNYTKGPYIMQSALILIAPAFLAASIYMTLGRIITMLQAEQYSIIPLRWLTKIFVAGDVLSFLMQASGAGLMVSADDPSTGEHVIIGGLFVQIIFFGFFVITAIVFELRMAKKHIGASAEAGRIWRRHMVALYVTSVLILVRSVVRVVEYLDGYDGFLMKHEVFIYVFDALLMFVAMAVLNYIHPSQINCLLDRGDQYFENFVVTRKYGPSATHEMEVDSRI
- a CDS encoding RTA1 domain-containing protein (predicted protein) — encoded protein: MGYQYYHYDPSSGAAVSFAAVFGLTTVIHIWQMIRTRTWYLTPFVIGGIFEAIGYLCRFISATETPNWTMKPYVGQSLLLLLAPALFAASVYMILGRIIRMLNAGSISLIRPSWLTKIFVTGDVLSFLVQSGGGGMLAKANSQDSVKLGENMIIGGLFIQIIFFGFFIVVSIVFHRRMLSTPMHHMVVTEVPWNQYMKILYTVSILIMIRSIYRVAEYVQGSSGYLQSKEAFIYVFDAALMFACCIILNWWHPSKIVSCRRKVENSGDHEMLNNTHYDNTHNPESQAINTSRGKESRHDDTPDTRSVQSPISNQFGPTSEKHEGEEQSTTTEQVHNDPSKSPEEKRKNVEQAGRRPMGPEDEK
- a CDS encoding P1 family peptidase (L-aminopeptidase/D-esterase), which produces MRVQLSPEQVPRRMRIRELLPDLDLGAYPPGPLNSITDVPGVHVHTQEIFGAQGAINTGVTCIVPRPNWSTNACYAGVFRFNGSGELTGAHLIEETGLLCSPIVLTGTFNIGAAHQGIYQYAVKHLGTNKDGQLEWLMLPVVGETFDGYLHDCTSFAVAPAHIVHGLESVVAGEPVREGNVGGGVGMVCHGLKGGTGSSSRQVLGTYTVAALVQANYGQLRDLRIAGVPVGKILTEDAASDPSRQGMYEEVAQAKAEKDGSIIVVLATDAPLHPAQLQRVAKRATVGLARVGGQGHNLSGDIFLAFSTGNEIPVNQHKRPASVARTIDVLDDSALNTLFEATADAVEEAIYNALCMAESLQGFQGHTIEALPLARLKEIMRQYQRV
- a CDS encoding uncharacterized protein (predicted protein), yielding MTKWNNTKPVYSTRSDMMALSLAVLFKACLNIDGDDKDDTRILAGDVAACQWHLDVVLKGISNPMALGRGFEGIKKLKRSHKALGELLTEFVEARTIRPKLSAHADLLSSILAPTDHRGLSSDEVTGNLFLFMFAGHETTANALIYIIHLMAIFPAWQDWALEEIDQLSHNRADGEEVPSYSQILPQTQRLRAILALRPRANSSATDRSPGSDPSAT